From a region of the Phragmites australis chromosome 21, lpPhrAust1.1, whole genome shotgun sequence genome:
- the LOC133903537 gene encoding uncharacterized protein LOC133903537 yields the protein MARIPSLKSLNAFPHAEEHLLKKTYSGAIVTIFGLIIMVTLFVHELQFYLTTYTVHQMSVDLKRGETLPIHINMSFPSLPCEVLSVDAIDMSGKHEVDLHTSIWKLRLDRYGHIIGTEFLSDLVEKEHGAHNHDHGHEHHDEQKKHEHTFNEDAEKMVKSVKQALENGEGCRVYGMLDVQRVAGNFHISVHGLNIFVAEKIFEGSSHVNVSHVIHDLSFGPKYPGIHNPLDETSRILHDTSGTFKYYIKVVPTEYRYLSKQVLPTNQFSVTEYFVPIRPTDRSWPAVYFLYDLSPITVTIKEERRNFLHFITRLCAILGGTFAMTGMLDRWMYRLIESVTNSKTRSVLR from the exons ATGGCGAGGATACCGTCGCTGAAGAGCCTCAATGCTTTTCCGCACGCGGAAGAGCACTTGTTGAAGAAGACTTACTCTGGCGCTATCG TGACAATTTTCGGGCTAATTATAATGGTTACACTGTTCGTGCATGAGCTGCAGTTTTATCTTACCACCTACACCGTGCATCAG ATGTCTGTAGATCTGAAACGAGGAGAAACTCTGCCAATTCATATAAATATGTCGTTTCCTTCTTTGCCATGTGAAG TACTGAGTGTGGATGCAATTGACATGTCTGGGAAACATGAAGTTGATTTGCATACAAGTATTTGGAAG CTTCGCTTGGATAGGTATGGCCATATCATTGGTACAGAGTTCTTGTCCGATCTAGTTGAAAAGGAACATGGGGCTCATAATCATG ACCATGGTCATGAGCATCATGATGAACAAAAGAAGCATGAACACACCTTCAATGAAGATGCGGAGAAAATGGTTAAGAGTGTCAAACAAGCACTGGAAAATGGTGAAGGGTGCCGA GTGTATGGGATGTTAGATGTGCAGAGGGTTGCGGGTAACTTCCATATCTCGGTGCATGGTTTAAACATTTTTGTTGCTGAGAAG ATTTTTGAAGGGTCAAGCCATGTGAATGTCAGTCATGTTATTCATGATCTGTCCTTTGGCCCTAAATATCCAGGAATTCATAATCCACTGGATGAGACCTCAAGGATACTTCATGACACAAGTGGAACGTTCAAATACTATATCAAG GTCGTTCCAACCGAGTACAGATATCTCTCAAAGCAAGTATTGCCAACAAATCAGTTTTCTGTCACAGAGTATTTTGTTCCCATTCGCCCAACTGATAGGTCCTGGCCAG CTGTTTACTTCCTGTATGATCTCTCACCAATTACAGTCACCATCAAAGAAGAAAGACGAAACTTCCTGCATTTCATAACTCGTCTGTGTGCGATTCTTGGGGGCACATTTGCCATGACAG GAATGCTTGACCGATGGATGTACCGGCTTATCGAGTCTGTCACTAACTCAAAGACCAGAAGTGTGCTGCGGTAA